A window from Hymenobacter volaticus encodes these proteins:
- a CDS encoding transporter, with product MSYRYLLLGLLLLGFRAEAQEAPEKPCPYDSAHFDLFHPVPRNRLRPLRPDRPGVTESPFTVDAGHFQVEMDALRLINSRDDDERSREFKAAYSNLKLGLSRRTDIQLEVPLYKISKDRTVGESDWERHTGFGDMALRVKHNFLGDDQDGPIAMAIVGYVRFPTGGKTGSGAAEYGMIVPVNIELPHKFNLDLQLESDLEYDRDMSRRYVQLMPSIALDHEFTDVFSFLVEGVTQWDTKHNGWRTTVNLAPIFTVNENLQLDFGAHFALNRETDREFFVGFSFRR from the coding sequence ATGTCCTACCGTTACTTGCTATTGGGGCTGCTGCTCTTGGGCTTCCGGGCCGAAGCGCAAGAAGCTCCTGAAAAGCCCTGCCCTTACGATTCGGCCCATTTCGACTTGTTTCATCCGGTGCCGCGCAACCGCCTGCGCCCCCTGCGGCCCGACCGGCCTGGCGTTACGGAAAGCCCTTTCACGGTTGATGCCGGCCACTTCCAAGTGGAAATGGATGCTTTGCGGCTTATCAACAGCCGCGACGACGACGAACGCAGCCGCGAATTCAAGGCAGCTTACTCCAACCTAAAGCTTGGCCTGAGCCGTCGCACCGATATTCAACTGGAAGTACCGCTCTACAAAATAAGCAAGGATCGCACGGTCGGCGAGTCGGATTGGGAGCGGCATACTGGCTTTGGTGACATGGCGCTGCGGGTGAAGCACAACTTCCTTGGCGACGACCAAGACGGCCCTATTGCCATGGCAATTGTAGGCTATGTGCGCTTCCCAACTGGGGGCAAAACCGGGAGCGGCGCGGCAGAATACGGCATGATTGTGCCCGTCAACATCGAGTTGCCACACAAGTTCAACCTCGACCTTCAGCTGGAGTCGGACCTGGAATACGACCGAGACATGAGCCGCCGCTATGTGCAGCTGATGCCATCCATTGCCCTCGACCACGAATTCACCGACGTATTTTCTTTCTTGGTGGAAGGCGTAACCCAATGGGATACCAAACACAACGGCTGGCGCACCACCGTAAACTTGGCGCCCATCTTCACCGTCAACGAAAACCTTCAACTCGACTTTGGTGCGCACTTCGCGTTAAACCGCGAAACCGACCGGGAATTTTTTGTAGGCTTTTCCTTCCGCCGCTGA